A portion of the uncultured Draconibacterium sp. genome contains these proteins:
- a CDS encoding adenosylcobalamin-dependent ribonucleoside-diphosphate reductase, whose product MAVNEVSVKAPAGKKIYSQDEAVNASLEYFRGDDLAARVWVNKYALKDSFGNIFELTPDDMHRRLAKEIARIEERYPNPLTEDEIYSVLKDFKYIVPQGGPMTGIGNDYQIASLSNCFVVGNDGNSDSYGGIMKIDQEQVQLMKRRGGVGHDLSHIRPKGSPVKNSALTSTGIVPFMERYSNSTREVAQDGRRGALMLSVSIKHPDSESFIDAKMEQGKVTGANVSVKIQDDFMQAVESGTPYIQQYPINGKAQYTKSTDAGKIWKKIVKNAWKSAEPGILFWDTIINESVPDCYADLGYRTVSTNPCGEIPLCPYDSCRLLAINLYSYVENPFTKKAKFNFELFKEHIHYAQRIMDDIIDLELEKIDAILEKVEEDPEAEDIKFTERNLWESIRRKAKEGRRTGIGITAEGDMLAALGLRYGSDNATDFSEEIHKTIAVEAYRSSVHLAKDRGAFTIYDAEREKNNPLINRIKDTDAGLYEKMVKYGRRNIALLTIAPTGTTSLMTQTTSGIEPVFLPVYKRRRKVNPNDKNVRVDFIDEVGDHWEEYTVFHHHFKTWMKTNGYDTSIEYSQEDLDKMVKESPYFKATSNDVDWLNKVRMQGRIQKWVDHSISVTINLPADVKEELVGDLYFEAWKSGCKGVTVYRDGSRSGVLISNDDNKKETEDGSFPLKRPEKLEADVVRFQNNKEKWIAFIGLTDGKPYEIFTGLHDDEDGILLPRSVTKGYIIKSWEGEDSRYDFQYINKRGYKTTIEGLSHKFNPVFWNYAKLISGTLRHGMPIHKIVELVTSLQLDNETINSWKAGVARALKKYIPDGTIADDAKCGECGSDDVVYQEGCLTCLSCGCSKCG is encoded by the coding sequence ATGGCAGTAAACGAAGTATCTGTAAAAGCCCCGGCGGGCAAAAAAATTTACTCTCAGGATGAAGCAGTAAACGCCTCGCTCGAGTACTTCAGAGGAGACGATTTGGCAGCAAGAGTTTGGGTGAATAAATATGCCCTTAAAGATTCGTTCGGAAATATTTTTGAGCTAACACCGGACGATATGCACCGACGACTTGCAAAAGAAATCGCACGCATTGAAGAACGCTACCCAAACCCATTAACCGAAGATGAAATCTACAGCGTTTTAAAAGATTTCAAATACATTGTTCCACAGGGAGGACCAATGACCGGTATTGGTAACGATTATCAAATCGCTTCATTATCGAACTGTTTTGTTGTTGGAAACGACGGCAATTCGGATTCGTATGGCGGAATTATGAAAATTGACCAGGAACAAGTGCAATTGATGAAACGCCGCGGAGGTGTGGGACACGATCTGTCTCATATTCGCCCAAAAGGTTCTCCGGTAAAGAACTCGGCCTTAACATCAACCGGTATTGTTCCGTTTATGGAGCGCTACTCTAATTCAACACGCGAAGTTGCCCAGGATGGACGCCGTGGGGCACTTATGCTATCAGTTTCGATAAAACACCCCGATTCGGAAAGTTTTATTGATGCAAAAATGGAGCAAGGAAAAGTAACCGGAGCGAACGTTTCGGTAAAAATTCAGGATGACTTTATGCAGGCTGTTGAGTCGGGCACTCCATACATTCAGCAGTACCCGATAAATGGAAAAGCACAATACACAAAAAGTACTGATGCAGGAAAAATCTGGAAAAAGATTGTAAAAAATGCATGGAAATCGGCCGAACCCGGAATTCTTTTCTGGGACACGATTATTAACGAGTCTGTGCCGGATTGTTATGCCGACTTGGGTTACCGCACTGTTTCTACCAACCCATGTGGCGAAATTCCTTTATGCCCATACGATAGCTGCCGCTTATTGGCCATAAACCTGTATTCATACGTTGAAAATCCATTTACTAAAAAAGCCAAGTTCAATTTTGAATTGTTTAAAGAACATATTCACTATGCACAGCGCATAATGGACGATATTATTGATCTTGAACTGGAAAAAATTGATGCCATTTTAGAGAAGGTTGAAGAAGACCCTGAAGCAGAAGATATTAAATTCACCGAAAGAAATCTTTGGGAAAGCATCCGTCGCAAAGCAAAAGAAGGTCGCCGTACAGGTATTGGAATTACAGCCGAAGGCGACATGTTAGCAGCTTTAGGATTACGCTATGGCAGCGACAATGCAACTGATTTCTCAGAAGAAATTCATAAAACAATTGCTGTTGAAGCTTACCGCTCATCGGTACATCTGGCTAAAGATCGTGGAGCATTCACAATTTATGATGCTGAACGCGAAAAGAACAACCCGCTAATCAATCGTATTAAAGATACCGACGCCGGTTTATACGAAAAAATGGTAAAATACGGCCGTAGAAATATTGCCTTGCTAACCATTGCTCCAACCGGAACAACCAGCTTAATGACACAAACTACATCGGGTATCGAACCTGTTTTCCTTCCGGTGTACAAACGTCGCCGCAAAGTTAATCCGAACGACAAAAATGTTCGTGTTGATTTTATCGACGAGGTTGGCGATCATTGGGAAGAATACACAGTTTTCCACCACCATTTTAAAACCTGGATGAAAACCAATGGCTACGATACAAGCATTGAATATTCGCAGGAAGATTTGGATAAAATGGTGAAAGAGTCGCCTTATTTCAAAGCTACATCAAACGATGTTGACTGGCTGAACAAAGTACGTATGCAGGGTAGAATTCAGAAATGGGTAGACCACTCGATTTCGGTTACTATTAACCTGCCGGCCGATGTAAAAGAAGAGCTTGTTGGCGATCTATATTTTGAAGCATGGAAAAGTGGCTGTAAAGGCGTAACTGTTTATCGCGACGGATCACGCTCGGGCGTACTCATTTCAAACGACGACAATAAGAAGGAAACTGAAGATGGTTCATTCCCGTTAAAACGTCCTGAAAAATTGGAAGCCGACGTTGTACGTTTCCAAAACAATAAGGAAAAATGGATTGCCTTTATTGGTTTGACGGATGGTAAACCTTACGAAATTTTCACCGGTTTACATGATGATGAAGATGGAATTCTTCTGCCACGCTCGGTAACCAAAGGTTATATTATTAAAAGCTGGGAAGGCGAAGATTCGCGTTACGATTTCCAATACATCAATAAACGGGGTTACAAAACCACAATTGAAGGATTGTCGCACAAATTTAACCCGGTATTCTGGAACTACGCCAAATTAATTTCGGGAACTTTGCGCCACGGTATGCCAATTCATAAAATTGTTGAACTGGTAACCAGCCTGCAACTGGATAACGAAACCATTAACTCGTGGAAAGCGGGTGTGGCTCGTGCACTGAAGAAATACATTCCTGACGGAACAATTGCCGACGATGCAAAATGCGGCGAATGTGGATCTGATGATGTTGTGTACCAGGAAGGTTGTTTAACCTGTCTTTCTTGCGGATGCTCAAAATGCGGATAA
- a CDS encoding glycosyltransferase N-terminal domain-containing protein produces MSLLYNLGILFYGLFIRFAALFNEKAKLFVSGRRNWKTQLASAVDKNAAYIWFHCASLGEFEQGRPVLEEIKKQYPQYKIILTFFSPSGYEIRKNYEGADIVAYLPMDSKKNAQEFICVVSPEKVFFVKYEFWYNYITELKRQQIPLYIISAIFRENQQFFKSTPWGKWYRKMLYSFEHIFIQNETSAHLLEQAGINHFTISGDTRFDRVAEIARGAKKFEIVEKFKANNVTLIAGSTWKPDEELLAAFINNTNGVKYIIAPHEVATANINRILGLLKKPAICFSKANISDIESYDVLIIDSIGILSSLYQYGNIAYIGGGFGVGIHNILEAATFKLPVLFGPNYLKFKEAVDLVNEKGAFSIQNYAGLEAILTKLLNDKNHLQDTSEICKNYVEKNVGSTKLIINKVFNKRG; encoded by the coding sequence ATGAGTTTACTTTACAACCTTGGAATTTTGTTTTACGGACTTTTTATCCGTTTTGCGGCCTTATTTAACGAAAAGGCAAAACTATTTGTCTCAGGGCGCAGAAACTGGAAAACACAACTCGCTTCGGCTGTCGATAAAAATGCCGCGTATATTTGGTTTCATTGCGCATCGCTGGGCGAGTTTGAGCAAGGCAGACCGGTTTTGGAGGAAATAAAAAAGCAATATCCGCAATACAAAATCATACTAACTTTCTTTTCGCCGTCAGGTTACGAAATCAGGAAAAACTATGAAGGCGCCGATATTGTTGCCTATTTACCCATGGACAGCAAAAAGAATGCGCAGGAGTTTATCTGCGTGGTTAGCCCTGAAAAAGTATTCTTTGTGAAATATGAATTCTGGTACAATTACATTACCGAACTCAAACGTCAGCAAATACCACTTTATATCATATCGGCCATTTTCAGAGAAAACCAGCAGTTTTTCAAATCAACACCATGGGGAAAATGGTACCGGAAAATGCTATATAGTTTCGAGCACATTTTTATACAGAACGAAACCTCAGCCCATCTTTTGGAACAGGCCGGCATCAATCATTTCACCATTTCGGGCGATACGCGTTTCGACCGGGTAGCAGAAATTGCCCGGGGTGCAAAAAAGTTTGAAATTGTGGAAAAGTTCAAGGCGAATAATGTAACCCTGATTGCAGGGAGTACCTGGAAACCCGATGAGGAGCTGCTTGCAGCGTTTATTAACAATACCAACGGAGTGAAGTATATTATCGCACCACACGAGGTTGCAACCGCAAATATTAACAGAATTCTGGGATTGTTAAAAAAACCGGCCATTTGTTTCAGCAAAGCAAATATTTCTGACATCGAAAGCTACGATGTGTTAATAATTGATTCCATCGGAATTTTATCGTCGCTCTACCAATACGGAAACATAGCATACATAGGCGGTGGCTTTGGTGTTGGCATTCATAATATTCTGGAAGCGGCTACTTTTAAACTGCCGGTTTTGTTTGGTCCGAATTATTTAAAATTTAAAGAAGCTGTTGACCTGGTAAACGAAAAAGGGGCTTTCTCAATTCAAAATTATGCCGGGCTGGAAGCTATACTGACAAAGCTTCTGAACGATAAAAACCACCTGCAAGATACCTCCGAAATCTGCAAAAATTATGTAGAAAAAAATGTCGGTTCCACAAAGCTAATCATAAATAAAGTTTTTAACAAACGAGGATAA
- a CDS encoding LytTR family DNA-binding domain-containing protein, protein MNTILLGFIGPQEIIIILILLVPGFLGVLLLVLLIRYLIRKNKASKNVEQREEQIKNQQEPLITEEKIKEYYPVKEGNKITLIRFDEIVDLSAGNNFVFLTDVTGKEYVVDSTLADLEQKFPEEFIRIHKSTVVNKNLIHEVKKLGNGRFDLVMKCEKGRVVSCSKSYNEKIRDLIDF, encoded by the coding sequence ATGAACACAATTTTACTTGGATTTATCGGTCCGCAAGAAATCATAATCATTTTGATTTTATTAGTTCCGGGGTTTCTCGGAGTTTTACTGTTAGTTTTACTTATAAGATATCTGATAAGAAAAAACAAAGCATCTAAAAACGTGGAACAGCGAGAAGAGCAAATAAAGAATCAACAGGAGCCATTGATAACGGAAGAAAAGATCAAAGAGTATTATCCGGTTAAAGAGGGGAACAAAATTACACTCATTCGTTTTGATGAAATCGTTGATCTTTCAGCAGGAAATAACTTCGTTTTTCTGACGGATGTTACAGGGAAAGAATACGTGGTTGATAGTACGCTTGCCGATTTGGAGCAAAAATTTCCCGAGGAATTTATTCGTATACATAAATCAACGGTTGTAAATAAAAATCTCATCCATGAGGTTAAGAAGTTGGGGAATGGCCGGTTTGATTTGGTAATGAAATGTGAGAAGGGAAGAGTGGTTTCCTGTAGTAAAAGTTACAACGAAAAGATCAGGGACTTAATTGACTTTTAA
- a CDS encoding alanine dehydrogenase, whose translation MEKAKEKVSIPKTMLLPKEEMLEVKKKGQKIKIGVPSDLSKVEYRVPLSPQAVDLLVSYGHEILIERDAGKSASYSNEDYQKAGATIVETKEETFQCDIILRIAPFDCDEIDALRGNQVIISNMQIQAHCNESIQKMMQKKVTTIAFEYLENEDGFLPFVHQMSQIAGVTSITIASEYLSNSRNGKGVLFGEVTGVTPAELVIIGTSTAAEYAARAALGLGIFVKVFDTSVYELSKLEEKLGRRIFTSVFYPKVLRKALISADAVIGATSFNTPPKFKVSEDLVKQMKEGSVIIDLNVSQGGCFETSKCTDFNNPTYTKHGVVHYCVPNTPAMVARTASISLSNILIPILLAIGDCGGVENYIKISKGFRKGVYIYHGILTNHDVGRMFNIPSKDIDLLLAVF comes from the coding sequence ATGGAAAAAGCAAAAGAAAAGGTATCGATACCTAAAACCATGCTTCTGCCCAAAGAGGAGATGTTGGAGGTAAAAAAGAAGGGCCAGAAAATTAAGATTGGTGTTCCTTCCGATTTGTCTAAGGTTGAATACAGGGTGCCTTTATCGCCGCAAGCCGTTGACCTTCTGGTGTCGTACGGGCACGAAATTCTGATTGAGCGCGATGCAGGAAAATCGGCCAGCTACAGCAACGAAGATTACCAAAAAGCAGGTGCTACCATTGTTGAAACCAAAGAAGAGACTTTTCAGTGCGACATAATTTTGCGCATTGCTCCTTTTGATTGCGATGAGATAGATGCTTTGCGTGGCAACCAGGTCATCATTTCAAATATGCAGATTCAGGCACATTGCAACGAGTCCATTCAGAAAATGATGCAAAAAAAGGTAACAACCATTGCCTTTGAATACCTCGAAAACGAAGATGGGTTTCTTCCTTTTGTGCATCAGATGAGCCAGATTGCGGGAGTTACCTCCATTACCATTGCAAGCGAATACCTAAGTAACTCGCGCAACGGAAAAGGCGTACTTTTTGGCGAGGTTACCGGTGTTACACCTGCCGAACTGGTAATAATCGGTACCAGCACCGCTGCCGAATATGCAGCACGCGCAGCACTCGGGCTGGGTATTTTTGTAAAGGTTTTTGATACTTCGGTTTATGAGCTCAGCAAACTGGAAGAGAAATTGGGCCGACGTATTTTTACTTCGGTTTTCTACCCAAAAGTTTTACGTAAAGCGCTTATATCGGCTGATGCGGTTATCGGAGCTACCTCATTTAATACGCCTCCTAAATTTAAAGTATCAGAAGATCTGGTAAAACAGATGAAGGAAGGATCGGTAATTATTGATTTGAACGTGAGCCAGGGGGGATGTTTTGAAACCTCGAAATGCACTGATTTTAACAATCCAACATACACCAAACACGGCGTGGTTCACTACTGTGTGCCTAACACTCCGGCCATGGTGGCACGAACAGCTTCCATTTCGTTGAGTAACATTTTAATTCCTATTTTGCTTGCCATTGGCGACTGTGGCGGCGTTGAGAACTACATAAAAATATCAAAAGGATTCCGGAAAGGCGTATACATTTACCATGGCATTCTCACCAATCACGATGTAGGCCGCATGTTCAATATCCCATCAAAAGACATTGATTTATTACTCGCTGTTTTCTAA
- a CDS encoding LytTR family transcriptional regulator DNA-binding domain-containing protein yields the protein MLNSLNKKYPFNDNLKVNTRSISSVSLGIFLFLLFFQPFEVQNPDFNNRLIILATFGAITLVLLSIFRVVIPSIFITAFSEARWTILKEIIIDLLFVICNSVAFAFFARYVGRIPMSFPIVINIVIISITAAAVVVITNQFYLLKKKVQKLELAPEEAGKNESIEASKEIEFESENKTEYFTLFLEHLILIKSANNYIEVIYKHNEEIKKKLIRNTMKTTENLLQKYPEIIRCHRSCMVNKNYIKKVSRGSDGLTLNLFDYPQEIPVSRQYVLRLKEALKTA from the coding sequence ATGCTGAATTCTCTAAACAAAAAATATCCGTTTAACGACAATTTAAAGGTGAACACACGTTCCATCTCATCGGTGAGCCTGGGTATCTTCTTGTTTCTTTTGTTTTTTCAGCCTTTCGAGGTTCAAAATCCCGATTTCAACAACCGCCTCATCATCCTTGCAACTTTTGGCGCGATAACCTTGGTTTTACTCAGTATTTTTCGTGTGGTGATCCCGTCGATATTTATCACCGCATTTTCCGAAGCACGGTGGACCATTTTAAAGGAAATCATCATCGACTTGCTTTTTGTTATTTGCAACTCGGTAGCTTTTGCTTTTTTTGCGCGCTATGTTGGTCGTATTCCTATGTCATTCCCGATTGTCATCAATATCGTTATCATTTCGATTACAGCCGCTGCAGTTGTAGTGATAACCAACCAGTTTTATCTACTAAAAAAGAAAGTGCAAAAACTGGAACTTGCTCCGGAAGAAGCCGGTAAGAATGAATCGATAGAGGCTTCGAAAGAAATTGAATTTGAATCGGAAAATAAAACGGAATATTTCACTCTGTTTCTTGAGCATCTTATCCTTATAAAATCGGCCAACAATTACATTGAAGTAATATACAAACACAATGAAGAGATCAAGAAAAAACTGATCCGGAACACGATGAAAACCACCGAGAATTTATTGCAAAAATATCCGGAAATCATTCGTTGTCATCGCTCCTGTATGGTGAATAAAAATTACATCAAGAAAGTATCGCGCGGATCGGATGGGTTGACATTGAATCTCTTTGATTATCCGCAAGAAATTCCCGTTTCAAGGCAATATGTGCTTCGGTTAAAAGAAGCCCTAAAAACGGCTTAA
- the gcvH gene encoding glycine cleavage system protein GcvH, which produces MNIPADLKYTQDHEWVRVEGDVAVVGVTDFAQGELGDVVFVEIETEGETLDKGETFGTVEAVKTVSDLFMPVGGEVAEFNEDLADDPELVNKDPYGKGWMIKVNIADASELDDLMDADAYKAMIEA; this is translated from the coding sequence ATGAATATTCCAGCTGATTTAAAATATACGCAAGACCACGAGTGGGTGCGCGTTGAGGGTGATGTAGCTGTTGTAGGTGTAACCGATTTTGCTCAGGGAGAACTGGGCGATGTTGTGTTTGTTGAAATTGAAACGGAAGGAGAAACGTTAGACAAAGGCGAAACTTTTGGAACAGTTGAGGCAGTGAAAACCGTTTCTGATCTGTTTATGCCAGTTGGAGGAGAAGTTGCCGAGTTCAACGAAGATTTAGCCGACGATCCGGAATTGGTAAACAAAGATCCTTACGGAAAAGGATGGATGATTAAAGTGAATATTGCCGATGCATCAGAGTTAGATGATCTGATGGACGCTGACGCTTACAAAGCAATGATTGAAGCTTAA
- the tsaE gene encoding tRNA (adenosine(37)-N6)-threonylcarbamoyltransferase complex ATPase subunit type 1 TsaE, whose protein sequence is MYSKKINSLDELNVAAKELISAFNDDRVFAFYGKMGAGKTTFIQSICRALGSDDNVTSPTFALINEYNTAELDSIFHFDFYRIKDIEEAFDLGYEDYIYSGSYCLIEWPEMIEPLLPEKMVEVKIEVQEDDTRLITAKEI, encoded by the coding sequence ATGTATTCAAAAAAAATCAATTCGCTCGACGAGCTTAACGTTGCTGCAAAGGAGTTAATTTCAGCTTTTAACGACGACCGTGTTTTTGCCTTTTATGGGAAAATGGGCGCCGGAAAAACAACTTTTATCCAGTCGATTTGCCGTGCACTGGGATCGGATGATAACGTTACCAGCCCCACGTTTGCATTGATTAATGAATACAACACTGCCGAACTGGATTCTATTTTTCATTTCGATTTCTATCGTATAAAAGACATTGAAGAAGCTTTCGACCTGGGTTACGAAGATTACATTTACAGCGGAAGCTACTGCCTTATTGAATGGCCGGAAATGATAGAACCATTGCTACCCGAAAAAATGGTAGAAGTAAAAATCGAAGTTCAGGAAGACGATACGCGCCTGATAACCGCAAAGGAAATATAG
- a CDS encoding lycopene cyclase domain-containing protein: protein MEIQNLSYLLLLLIFLVIPVALSFQKKVRFVFRLKYILPAVIFAGAIFVMWDIRFTQMRIWSFNADYLSGIELLGLPIEEWLAFLIIPLSSIYIYEWLKVRFEDFEKPNVFLIVSLVLLLITGVLAYVFRTRMFSFFTFFLSAIYLGYTVFRNRFKKYYTKFYLALVISLIPFLTVSAILNSFPVIVYDSAHTMGLALFGVPVEKIGYLFLLLLINVTIYEYLNNRRRY, encoded by the coding sequence ATGGAAATTCAAAACCTGTCGTATCTGTTATTGCTGCTGATTTTCCTGGTAATTCCGGTGGCACTCAGCTTCCAAAAAAAGGTGCGGTTTGTTTTCAGGCTAAAGTACATTTTGCCTGCCGTAATTTTTGCCGGTGCCATTTTTGTAATGTGGGACATCCGATTTACTCAAATGAGAATCTGGAGCTTCAATGCTGATTACTTGTCCGGAATTGAACTGCTTGGGCTACCGATTGAAGAGTGGCTTGCGTTCTTGATCATTCCGTTGTCATCCATTTATATTTACGAATGGCTGAAAGTTCGTTTCGAGGATTTTGAAAAGCCCAATGTTTTTCTGATAGTCAGCCTTGTTCTTTTACTGATAACAGGCGTTTTGGCCTACGTTTTTCGCACCCGAATGTTTAGTTTCTTTACATTCTTCCTATCGGCAATTTACCTGGGTTACACCGTTTTTCGTAACCGTTTCAAAAAATACTACACCAAATTTTACCTGGCGTTAGTAATTTCACTGATCCCGTTTTTAACAGTTTCGGCAATTCTTAATTCGTTTCCAGTAATCGTTTACGATTCTGCCCATACCATGGGATTAGCTCTATTTGGAGTACCTGTTGAAAAAATAGGCTATCTGTTTTTATTGTTACTTATTAATGTAACCATTTACGAATACCTAAACAATCGTCGGCGTTATTAA